The genomic segment GAACAGGAGAGTACGGAACTTATGAACCGCGTCTTTGAGCAAGCCAACGGTCCAGACCAGGTTCTTTGCCATTCCTGGACTAAGGGGGATGTGGTGATCTGGGACAACTTTGGAGTGCAGCACCTGGCTAGGGCAGACTACCTTGGCCTGCGCCGAATGCATCGGGTGGTGGCTCACGACCCCCATCTGCGGACAGAGCGTTATGTAGGGGAAACAGGGGATGCCAAGGAAACCATGTAATATCGAGCACTACCTGAAGCAAGATGACCATCAGGCTGGTTACGGCGACAACAATTCAGACCAGTCAGCGGCCCAATACAACCAAGCACGCAGCCCCTTTGGGGTAAAAGAGATCTTGGGATTTCTCTGCCCAGGAGATGTGGTATTAGACGCTGGCTGTGGCACAGGGCAGCACGCACGATACCTTGCTGAGGTGGCCAGTAAAGTTATTGGAATTGACACAGATTCCGCGCGGATTGCGATCGCCCAAGAAAATTGTCAAGACTTGGACAATGCCAGCTTTGAGGTGGGTTCTGTCACCAAGCTTCCTTTTGAGGAGAGTTCCTTTGACCTAGTGCTGTTGGCCCAAGTGCTACACCACCTTGGAGGGGAAGACGTCCATTCAGCCGAAACTTCAACGTCTTTAACGGAGCAATGTGAGCGGGCGATCGCGGAAGCAAAACGAGTGCTGAAAGCTGGTGGACGACTTGTACTTGTCACTACTAGCCGAGAGCAGCGTCGTAAAGCTTACTGGCATTTTAACCTATTTCCAGAATCAGCGTGGGAGCGTCTGGATTCGGTCTGGTCCCTGACCGAGGGTCTTTGGTTTACATCGATGATGGAGAAAATGGGCTTCACAATGACCGCTAAT from the Moorena sp. SIOASIH genome contains:
- a CDS encoding class I SAM-dependent methyltransferase, giving the protein MPRKPCNIEHYLKQDDHQAGYGDNNSDQSAAQYNQARSPFGVKEILGFLCPGDVVLDAGCGTGQHARYLAEVASKVIGIDTDSARIAIAQENCQDLDNASFEVGSVTKLPFEESSFDLVLLAQVLHHLGGEDVHSAETSTSLTEQCERAIAEAKRVLKAGGRLVLVTTSREQRRKAYWHFNLFPESAWERLDSVWSLTEGLWFTSMMEKMGFTMTANVTPGESHWIEAQDEQMVRLSLDPAWRSTDVAFALLTPGEMSQFVAQVETVLGDGSAKELINGALAGRASHGEATVYAYDLKSE